A genome region from Halorussus pelagicus includes the following:
- a CDS encoding YbhB/YbcL family Raf kinase inhibitor-like protein: MRRRTLLRSAAAAATIWGTGAMPASGTRDGQETTTGEQATTTEGEQTTTEDGGEFALSTDAWENGETIPTRYTCDGENVSPPLSISNPPEGTEAFALVMDDPDAPSPPFVHWLLWNVPADARELPEGLPASETLDDLGGAVQGANGTEELGYVGPCPPEGDPRHTYLFSLYALDAPLELDPGAEYQQVVDAVLQNAIARSQYVGQYARSATTTT, encoded by the coding sequence ATGCGCAGACGCACGTTACTGCGCTCGGCCGCGGCGGCCGCGACGATTTGGGGGACCGGAGCGATGCCCGCGAGTGGGACCCGCGACGGGCAGGAGACCACGACTGGAGAACAGGCGACGACGACCGAAGGCGAGCAGACCACTACCGAAGACGGCGGCGAGTTCGCGCTCTCGACGGACGCCTGGGAGAACGGCGAGACGATTCCGACGCGGTACACCTGCGACGGGGAGAACGTCTCGCCACCGCTCTCCATCTCGAACCCGCCGGAGGGGACCGAGGCGTTCGCGCTGGTGATGGACGACCCGGACGCGCCGAGTCCGCCGTTCGTCCACTGGTTGCTCTGGAACGTTCCGGCCGACGCCCGCGAACTCCCCGAGGGCCTTCCCGCGAGCGAGACGCTTGACGACCTCGGGGGCGCGGTGCAGGGAGCGAACGGAACCGAAGAACTGGGCTACGTCGGTCCCTGCCCGCCGGAGGGCGACCCGCGACACACCTACCTCTTCAGTCTCTACGCGCTCGACGCGCCGCTGGAGTTGGACCCCGGTGCGGAGTACCAGCAGGTCGTGGACGCCGTGTTGCAGAACGCAATCGCACGCTCGCAGTACGTCGGGCAGTACGCTCGGAGCGCCACAACGACGACCTAA
- a CDS encoding cupredoxin domain-containing protein — translation MGGESGASDGGESTVSEELSEATDRRSLLCALGGAAALSAAPPLVSGDAAAQDDRTTIVLGARRDYWVGLQPQAIEGQRNPALRLRQGDAYRVVWVNLDGARHRLRLLDPDGNVASQTGPSNRQGATRGTRFRARERLASYECEFHPDEMRAAVELGEGYPTTESEETTQETRTTESGETTADGASGDVAAEVAAGPSGNYFRFVPERVEIPVGGTVRWRFESAGHNVSARPEAARQVSLPEDAEPFSSYPEGESFRVVSEGETYAHTFSVPGEYVYVCVPHVGEGMIGTVVVAE, via the coding sequence ATGGGGGGAGAAAGCGGTGCGAGCGACGGAGGCGAATCGACCGTCAGCGAGGAGTTGAGCGAAGCGACCGACAGGCGAAGCCTCCTGTGCGCGCTCGGCGGCGCGGCCGCGCTGTCGGCCGCGCCGCCGCTCGTTTCGGGCGACGCGGCCGCACAGGACGACCGGACAACTATCGTCCTCGGGGCGCGGCGCGACTACTGGGTCGGGCTTCAGCCACAGGCGATAGAGGGCCAGCGGAATCCGGCGCTCCGACTGCGGCAGGGCGACGCCTACCGGGTCGTTTGGGTGAACCTCGACGGAGCGCGACATCGGTTGCGACTGCTCGACCCCGACGGCAACGTCGCCAGCCAGACCGGGCCGTCCAACCGGCAGGGCGCGACGCGGGGGACCCGGTTCCGAGCGCGCGAGCGGTTGGCCAGCTACGAGTGTGAGTTCCATCCCGACGAGATGCGGGCCGCGGTCGAACTGGGCGAGGGGTACCCGACGACCGAAAGCGAAGAGACGACACAGGAGACCAGGACGACCGAAAGCGGCGAAACGACGGCCGATGGCGCGTCCGGCGACGTGGCGGCAGAAGTCGCGGCCGGACCGTCGGGCAACTACTTCCGGTTCGTCCCCGAGCGCGTCGAGATTCCGGTCGGTGGAACGGTGCGCTGGCGCTTCGAGAGCGCCGGACACAACGTCTCGGCGCGACCCGAGGCCGCCCGACAGGTGAGTCTCCCCGAGGACGCAGAGCCGTTCTCGTCGTACCCCGAGGGCGAGTCGTTCCGCGTCGTCTCCGAGGGCGAGACTTACGCCCACACCTTCTCGGTGCCCGGCGAGTACGTCTACGTCTGCGTCCCGCACGTCGGCGAAGGGATGATAGGCACGGTCGTCGTGGCCGAATAG
- a CDS encoding sulfite oxidase, which yields MTDSERARDDAGSRDRYLNRRRFLMASGTLAGVGVLAGNVGGQETTEGGQQEPPLAEQYPGLRIISADPQNAEAASRSTYESFVTPREEHYIRNHYSTPEIDEDEWTVSLTGMVDEEVELSMEEIKREYSTETVTHTMQCSGNGRAYFEPQVGGNPWTFGAVGNTVWTGTPISEILEEYGANTDQNMWLSVMGGDAPEGEDIFTRSIPMRKVMSDCLLAYEMNGAPMNDDHGFPVRLLVPGWFGNNNVKWVDRMHVMDRMVFGEEWEEGDQQLYTHWQQYSYRIIPAGEEANTRPRIGVFDTQRQMDSQGIDQPFLYDQIVKSLIGYPTLDSTVSPGPDGQIEVLGVAWAGDDRVERVEISTDGGETWNDAEFFGPRQGPYSWRQFRYVWDASPGEYTLYSRATDGKGRTQPATISNPDQGLREIRDGMFPWNVDGYANTAYEPHGVNVTVQSDRGGQMTTEGERTTTSS from the coding sequence ATGACAGACAGCGAGCGAGCGAGAGACGACGCGGGTTCGCGCGACCGGTATCTGAACAGACGGCGCTTTCTGATGGCTTCGGGGACGCTGGCCGGGGTCGGCGTCCTCGCGGGCAACGTCGGCGGACAGGAGACGACGGAGGGCGGCCAGCAGGAACCGCCGCTTGCAGAGCAGTATCCGGGCCTGCGAATTATCTCGGCGGACCCGCAGAACGCGGAGGCCGCCTCGCGCAGTACCTACGAGAGTTTCGTCACGCCCCGCGAGGAACACTACATCCGGAACCACTACTCGACGCCCGAGATAGACGAAGACGAGTGGACCGTCTCGCTGACCGGCATGGTAGACGAGGAGGTCGAACTCTCGATGGAGGAGATAAAGCGAGAGTATTCGACCGAGACGGTTACCCACACGATGCAGTGTTCGGGCAACGGGCGGGCCTACTTCGAACCGCAGGTCGGCGGCAACCCGTGGACCTTCGGCGCGGTCGGGAACACGGTCTGGACCGGCACGCCCATCAGCGAGATTTTGGAGGAGTACGGCGCGAACACCGACCAGAATATGTGGCTCTCGGTGATGGGCGGAGACGCCCCCGAGGGCGAGGACATCTTCACACGCTCGATTCCGATGCGGAAGGTGATGAGCGACTGCCTGCTGGCCTACGAGATGAACGGTGCGCCGATGAACGACGACCACGGCTTTCCGGTGCGACTGCTCGTGCCCGGTTGGTTCGGCAACAACAACGTCAAGTGGGTAGACCGGATGCACGTCATGGACCGGATGGTGTTCGGCGAGGAGTGGGAGGAGGGCGACCAGCAACTCTACACCCACTGGCAGCAGTATTCGTACCGCATCATCCCGGCGGGCGAGGAGGCCAACACTCGACCCCGCATCGGCGTCTTCGACACACAGCGCCAGATGGACTCGCAGGGAATCGACCAGCCGTTCCTCTACGACCAGATAGTCAAGTCGCTCATCGGCTACCCGACGCTTGACTCGACGGTCTCGCCCGGTCCGGACGGCCAGATAGAGGTCCTCGGCGTGGCGTGGGCGGGCGACGACCGAGTTGAGCGCGTCGAAATCTCGACCGACGGCGGCGAGACGTGGAACGACGCGGAGTTTTTCGGTCCCCGACAGGGACCGTACTCGTGGCGGCAGTTCCGGTACGTCTGGGACGCGAGTCCCGGCGAGTACACGCTCTACTCGCGGGCGACCGACGGGAAGGGCCGGACCCAACCGGCGACCATCTCGAACCCGGACCAAGGTCTGCGCGAGATTCGGGACGGCATGTTTCCGTGGAACGTGGACGGCTACGCTAACACCGCCTACGAACCGCACGGCGTGAACGTGACCGTCCAGTCCGACCGCGGTGGTCAGATGACTACCGAGGGTGAACGAACGACGACATCGTCGTAG
- a CDS encoding FKBP-type peptidyl-prolyl cis-trans isomerase: protein MASKGDIAVVHFTGRIAGGEDAGAVFDTTDVDVAMESSIYHGHRDYKPLEFRVGDRNVVPGLDDAVREMAVGDERTVTVAPERAFGERDEEKVVEFPRADLEDRSDVTAQTGELVRAETGETGWIVAVGDESVTVDFNHELAGLPVEFDVKLLNRYEDG, encoded by the coding sequence ATGGCGTCGAAAGGAGACATCGCGGTCGTACACTTCACGGGGCGCATCGCTGGGGGCGAAGACGCCGGAGCGGTTTTCGACACGACGGACGTGGACGTGGCGATGGAGTCGAGCATCTATCACGGTCACCGCGACTACAAACCGCTGGAGTTCCGGGTCGGCGACCGGAACGTCGTGCCGGGGTTGGACGATGCGGTTCGGGAGATGGCGGTCGGCGACGAGCGCACCGTCACGGTCGCCCCCGAGCGCGCGTTCGGCGAGCGCGACGAGGAGAAAGTCGTCGAGTTCCCGCGGGCCGACCTCGAAGACCGGAGCGACGTGACCGCCCAGACTGGCGAACTCGTCCGCGCGGAGACCGGCGAGACGGGGTGGATAGTCGCGGTCGGCGACGAGTCGGTCACGGTGGACTTCAACCACGAACTCGCGGGCCTGCCCGTCGAGTTCGACGTAAAACTGCTGAATCGCTACGAGGACGGTTGA